In Colletotrichum higginsianum IMI 349063 chromosome 1, whole genome shotgun sequence, the DNA window CAGTGGCCAATCTTCCCGACACCAAAACGCCGAAACAGTTCGAACTAACTGCTCGGACCGGCAGGGTGCGGACGTTGACCGGAAAGGAGATTGAGCTCGACATCGAGAACGAGTACAAGGCGTGTGCTCCCTCCATGATACTTTCTTGTCGAGTGCTtgagaagacggcgtcggtcTGACTATTCCGACAACAGGTCTCGCAGATAAAggagaaggtcgaggagaaggagggcatCCCCCCAGTTCAGCAGAGACTGATCTATGGCGGCAAGCAAATGTGAGGCTCTAAACCACCAAACAGAAgcgccccccgccccccggGCCGGAGGATATGGGTAAAACAGTTGACTGACGCCACGCGCCTTGGTCGAACAGGGTTGACGACAAGTCCGCATCCGAGTACGGCCTCGAGGCTGGTGCTACGCTGCACTTGGTCCTTGCCCTGCGCGGGGGCATCTGATTCGGTTACTCGGAGAGAAGGAATACTGGCCGAAAGGAAAACGTCTCGGTGACTCCCTGGCACCTAGGTTAAGCGCACATCACTGGAGTGGCGGGGCTATTAATGGAATGTGCcatgtcgtcttcgtccgaGGGGAAAcagctgttgctgccgctgccgctgggTCCGGAGCAATGCGATGGCGGAGACCTGCACTTGGGCGTCACATCTACGCAGGGTTTAGTTCCCAGACACATGCAATAGTCAAAGCATGGCGATAGAACATCCGCCCTTGAAGAATAAAGTTTCATTTAACCATCGGACTGCCGTAGAAGTAGTATGAAACTTCGTACttgtatatatatatatatatatatatatacaaaTATGTAACTCGAGGCCAGCCCGTTGGGCATGTTCAAGCACGTTACATATCTAAGCCCAAACCTAGGCCGATGCTGTTGCCGCCGTCTCGTAGGCAAGAAGTACCTTCTGATGCAAGTGGGTATTTACAATatcccgccgacgcccaaATCCTAATGCCGCATGGCATATCCGTGTCCCAACGCCCGTAAGTTACAAATCTTCGAAAatccttttccctttccctaTTCGGATACTGTTGCGCAAGCTTCCTCGAAGCTTCAGCGcctgcccttcttcttgggcatGAATATGTCAACCGCCTTTCTCTTTCTAGGCAGCTCTAGGTTACCTGGGATTGGACGGGCTGGGTGCATCTCATCCAGGGATGCGGGCAGCGGTGGCGACTGCGGGCCATTGTTATGGGCAAGCACCTTATGGCCACGAGGCGGCTCTGTACTCCTAGTGACCGGTTCGGGCTTGGGCCTGGGTCGCTCGACTCTAATGTTGCTATTCGGCCGAGGTGCATTTCCGAGAATTCCACCACCACGTCGCAAACCTGCCGGCTGCGAGCTCGACGGAGACGATGATGGTTTGACTGCAGAGCTGAACTTAGCAGATGCGGAGAAGGGTCGAGCTTTGAGCCCTGTAGAATTGGAGGGCGCCACAGGCTTGTTGGGTGGAGAGATTGGGCCGACAGGATTGCTGGCCTTGCTCCTCTTCTTTGGCGTTTCCTCATCGCCGAACAAATCACCGCCCTCATCATCTGACGAGTCGGAAACATAAGTGGTCCTGGATGGTGCGACGTATGTAGAATGCGTGGGAGGGCGAGCGCTAGTTGACGTAGGACGAAATACCGGTTGAGTCGAGATCCGATGCTCGGCGGCCATGGAAGGCGGGGCCTTGCTCAGCCGCGGGGCCCTGATCAAGCCCGTAGGAACGGCCAGGTTGCTTCTTATGCCGACAATCTCCTTGGCCTCTCGCCGAGCTTTCTTCATTACGCTGGCGCCCGTAGTCGTCTTCATCCTGCTTCCAGCCGCGAAGCTGAGGGAGCTCGGGAGCTCCttccctcctcgacctcgagtcCCAAAGGTGCGGCCCGTCTTGGGTGGCGTCGGTAGGAATCTGGCAAACTTTGGATCGACGATCCTGCTGACATTGTTGTCTTTTTTCTGCTGCAGACCCTGAACCCTCGCGAGTAGCTCGGCCTCTGCCTGCTGTTGAGCCTGACGACGCTCCTCCGCGTATCGTTCGTATATCTTGTACCACTTCGATGGGTTTTTAGGCGCGTAGTTCTTTTCGTGGCTTTCGGTTGGGAACTCTTTCTTGATGAGACGTAGCCAAAGCTCGGAGGTTTCGCCTTGGATGTGTGGAGAG includes these proteins:
- a CDS encoding Ubiquitin-like protein 1, producing MLIKVRTLTGKEIELDIENEYKACAPSMILSCRIKEKVEEKEGIPPVQQRLIYGGKQMVDDKSASEYGLEAGATLHLVLALRGGI
- a CDS encoding RNA polymerase II transcription factor SIII subunit A; translation: MAPAKSLAELCIAVCQRHITELSSVGNGDTLQYHHVRDILIRVTNPAQLREIELNSPHIQGETSELWLRLIKKEFPTESHEKNYAPKNPSKWYKIYERYAEERRQAQQQAEAELLARVQGLQQKKDNNVSRIVDPKFARFLPTPPKTGRTFGTRGRGGKELPSSLSFAAGSRMKTTTGASVMKKARREAKEIVGIRSNLAVPTGLIRAPRLSKAPPSMAAEHRISTQPVFRPTSTSARPPTHSTYVAPSRTTYVSDSSDDEGGDLFGDEETPKKRSKASNPVGPISPPNKPVAPSNSTGLKARPFSASAKFSSAVKPSSSPSSSQPAGLRRGGGILGNAPRPNSNIRVERPRPKPEPVTRSTEPPRGHKVLAHNNGPQSPPLPASLDEMHPARPIPGNLELPRKRKAVDIFMPKKKGRR